The genomic segment CCTATTTAAGGAGATGAACATATGCTTACTGTACAAAACCTAAGTAAAAAATATTCTAAAGAATTAGTTGTAAACAATATTAGCTTTCAAGTAAATGAAGGTGAAATTGCTATTCTTTTGGGCCCAAATGGTGCCGGAAAAAGCACCACAATAAAATGCATCGCTGGGCTATTAAAATATGATGGATACATTGAAATTTGTAATCACAAAAACAAGAGTGTTGAGGCAAAAAAATTATTTTCCTATGTTCCAGAGGTTCCAGCTATGTTTGATTTGCTCACAGTTTATGAGCATATAGAATATATGGCTGCCGCTTATGGTATAAATAACTATAAGGAAAAAGCCGAAGAATTACTTAAAAGATTTGATTTAATTGATAAAAGAAATAAGCTTGGAAAAGAGCTGTCCAAGGGTATGATG from the Clostridium sp. CM027 genome contains:
- a CDS encoding ABC transporter ATP-binding protein gives rise to the protein MLTVQNLSKKYSKELVVNNISFQVNEGEIAILLGPNGAGKSTTIKCIAGLLKYDGYIEICNHKNKSVEAKKLFSYVPEVPAMFDLLTVYEHIEYMAAAYGINNYKEKAEELLKRFDLIDKRNKLGKELSKGMMQKVSICCALIINPKVVLFDEPLMGLDPKAIKELKKAILELREKGSAILISTHIIDSVDDFWDKVLIMKNGNIVLSGTKQELMNRNETLEELFFDVTEDSV